Proteins from a genomic interval of Candidatus Neomarinimicrobiota bacterium:
- a CDS encoding SDR family oxidoreductase, translating into MTIDFSGKTILVTGASGGIGRAISQSFAKANGTVIVHYNSNKSGANETLTSLLGVGHSIVKADLSNASEVDNLVKSTRIIDVVVNNAAIVEQYDFYSLSFDDWQDVWKRTIGANLMGPAYLMFCAAKVMQKNGGGKFVNISSRGAFRGEPKAPAYGASKAGLNALGQSMAQALAKDNIFVYTIAPGFVGTDRVANIVDDSIRAQSPLNRVAKPEEVARTALWLASEGNDFLTGCIVDVNGASYLRS; encoded by the coding sequence ATGACGATTGATTTTTCAGGAAAAACGATCCTTGTCACTGGCGCTTCCGGTGGAATTGGGCGAGCTATTTCCCAATCTTTTGCAAAAGCAAATGGGACTGTAATTGTCCATTACAATAGTAATAAATCTGGTGCAAATGAAACGCTCACATCTTTATTGGGAGTGGGTCATTCAATCGTAAAGGCGGATTTATCAAATGCATCTGAGGTTGATAATCTTGTTAAGTCTACTCGCATCATCGATGTAGTTGTGAACAATGCGGCTATTGTTGAACAGTATGACTTTTATTCACTTTCATTCGATGATTGGCAGGATGTTTGGAAACGAACCATCGGCGCCAATCTCATGGGGCCTGCATACCTCATGTTTTGTGCGGCAAAAGTGATGCAGAAAAATGGCGGCGGAAAATTCGTGAATATTTCTTCAAGGGGTGCCTTTCGTGGTGAACCTAAAGCACCTGCCTATGGCGCCAGCAAAGCGGGCTTAAATGCGTTGGGACAATCCATGGCACAGGCTTTGGCGAAAGATAATATTTTTGTTTATACCATTGCACCAGGTTTCGTGGGAACTGATCGAGTGGCCAATATTGTAGATGATTCGATTCGCGCCCAAAGTCCCTTAAACCGTGTGGCCAAACCGGAAGAAGTGGCCCGAACCGCCCTTTGGCTCGCTTCCGAAGGTAATGACTTTCTCACTGGCTGCATTGTGGATGTGAATGGCGCATCCTACCTGCGATCTTAA